The DNA window tgtgtgtgactcaccgAGCGGTGGCGGTTCGAGCGGGTGACCCGTCCTGGAGCACCAGCCCACAGGGTGAAGATCAGGATGGTCTGAATCCACCCAGAAATCAAACTTCTCATGCCAGCCGTCGAAATGCACCTGAGCAACAACAGATCAGCGTTCATCAGAGCACTCACACACTGCTTCTGAATCAGTGATTGAATTATTTAACATcactttatttaaaggtgtcCTTGTCACAcgttacattgtacttactgttataataatacattatgcatAGTTACATTAAAGTAACACCCCTATATAGCAACTACATATAGTTCAATAATAACACTCAGTACTTCAcagtaacaaggacaccttaaaataaagtgaaaccacttCCTGTCTTCACAGATAGAAGTATAGACACTGTGCTTCATAGGTcagatcatcatattattctgatttctgaagatcatgtgacacacagaaaacagatgattggACATCACGAATATCTAGTCAAAACACAGTCTGACATCTGGAGATCACGTGACTCAAGTAAAGACTAGAGAGGGGTACACCTAAACACCATCAGGTCTAAGGTTGTTCCTTGAGTAACTCAAAGCCTGCAGGTGACTGGGAGCTGAACTCTTCCTCACTTTGACTCTGTGGTCTTCGGTGTCGGTGATGGTGGCCACACGGATCAGCATTGGGTTCCTTCTGTCCACCGCCTCCAGCTTCATGTGCGTCTGGAAGCCGTGTGGAGATCTCTGCAGGAACACACATCTATTACAGCTCCTCACTGACGGACTCTTCAAACAGAGCAAGACTCACTCATCTCCACACACAAGAGTTATCAAGAGAAAGCAAAGTCTCAGAACCTGACGCCTTGTGATTCTGGAGACTCTGGGAAGGACATAGTTCTGGGAAATAGAGACTAAATGGATCCTGATGGTTTTACACCTAATTCTTCACATGCATTCTTAATTCTATAGTGTGTTTCTTCTCCacctgttttttttacatttagtagatgcttttataCAAATTAGAACAATagatgcacttaaaaaaaaaacatatttattttattaatttaatttatttagtaattatttttttttattattatatatttttatatatttattatttattttcttttaagcaattttttcatttttctgctTTTCGCTATCAAATGGTCATGTCTTAACTttgcaatttctgtattgcattaattttgaatatttttcacGGGTTATTTAATAAGAGTTAAAGCTCTTTACATCAGTAAAAGAAAACATGTCTAATAGTTGTGCACCCCTGAATATCAGCCAACAGAGGCTTGTTCTATCACTGCTCTTCTGTAATCTGCTGAACGACTGAAGGTAATGTAATGAAGTGTAATGAAGCGTGTGTCACCTCCCTGAAGGCTTGACTGGGTGCCGCAGAAGCACCGGTGTCCTCCATGTATTCCTCCCAGACGAAGTGCTCAGGGTTCGGGTGTCCTACAACAAAAAGTCAAGAGTTTGTTCTTCCAGATGTAAAGAAGACGAGGAGGGTTTAATGAGTGATCTGAAACACTCTCAGATCCACGACGGGATGAAGAGAGAGAGTAACTCTGAACACATGAGGAGCATGTCTCTCACCCTGAGGAGCTGTGAGCGGCCGGCCGTGGTCCTGACACCAGCCCACCGGGTGAATGTAGGGACTGCTGGCGTCACACCTGAGGAACACACAACACCCGTCAGCTGCTGCATACACTTCAACACTCATCTTTCAGTTCATTTACATTTACGTTTTCTTGTGTGCAGTTGACagttttgcttatttttattttatttgaattttagtacatttctaatgtgcatttgtcattttcatttatttgtattttatttacattttaataaatttcttatgtgcatttgtcattttcattattttctttaagtTATCTGTTAtgtactttttcatttttatttgttaatttcagtttttagtgttttagtaCTTTGTTcatattaagattttattttttatttcacctttagttttagttaaagtttagtgttatttatttccagttatgAATCTCAGtgaattaaaatgaactttaactTAAACATTAATAACTTTTATGTATCTACTActacatattttgaattagattttatttttctatttttaaagtttcattttgattaaatttgtcgtaatttttatgtgctttttaaattttttgctaaatatctcttttaatttaaatttattttaataatcattttatttccattgcactttaaaaaaagtttttcatctTATGTTTATATTTGATTTCAGCTTGTTTAATAGTTCTAGTTAATTTCAAACTGCTGTATTAAATTCATCCCACATgccacattttttatttcacctttagttttagttaaagtttagtgttatttatttccagttatgAATCTCAGtgaattaaaatgaactttaactTAAACATTAATAACTTTTATGTATCTACTActacatattttgaattagattttatttttctatttttaaagtttcattttgattaaatttgtcgtaatttttatgtgctttttaaattttttgctaaatatctcttttaatttaaatttattttaataatcattttatttccattgcactttaaaaaaagtttttcatctTATGTTTATATTTGATTTCAGCTTGTTTAATAGTTCTAGTTAATTTCAAACTGCTGTATTAAATTCATCCCACATGCCATGTTActgtagtattatttatttaacattacattattaattattcatattgatttttcagttttaattttaatttgagttaCTTTTGCAACTCaaattatttttgtagttttatttttaattatttattaaaatataaagatatttcaaatatgaaatctttattttaattcagttttagctttattaattcatttactgagggaattttttttttttttttttttgcagtggaagCAGTGATGCAGGGATTGTTTCTCCATTATTTCAGCATAAAGCACCTGAGTGTATgacagagcgtgtgtgtgtgtgtgtgtgtgtgcagtgtgtatATCTGCTGAGCGTGTGACTgttcttccacacacacacacacacacacacacagtaataacACTCTCTCAGACTCGGATCCATCTACACACATCTCTGTGTTTGACCTCATCTCATGAGCAGATCCCAGACGCAGTGCGttgtgtaaaacacacacacacacgacacgcatcacacaaacaaacacgaaTCAGTCAGGCATCATAAACACTCCTCACAGAAGCAGGGGGATATTAATGCGCTACTAttaatgtgtgtgagagatgatgacgatgatgaagaTCGGAGGATCCAGTCACAGCCTCCACAGAACACCACACACACTTCTGTTACATCACACCTCCTttaaatcatcatcattatctgGGATCTCTCTTCTGTCATCAGCCCCTCGCTccttatatattcatatattcattagGGGTTTGCATATTTGGGGACCTGACCAAAGCAGATGAGCATTCTGGGTAACCATGCATTTACTGGTGTCAGCACACAGAGAAGTAGGGTAGGTTAGTTAGTGCTGGTCACCAGTAGTCGTAGGTGTCGTCCCAGTTGTCGAAGTGCACTAGGAAGCGCTGGTCCACGATGTCGGCGATGCTGGCCACACACACCAGACACGGGTTCTTACGGTCCACGGCCTCCAGCTTCATGCCCACCTCAAACAGCGAGGCGCTCGACCCCTGCGAGGAGAAGCTGCTGGTTAGTGACACACACAGCATCTCTAGCGCAGAGTCTAGTGCAGAGTGATGCCATACAATGACTCCTTACAAACATAACTGATCACGTAACTCAGTTACTATTTATGGTAATTAATGCGATATGTTACTTTTGAGTTACTCTTTAAATCCAGGAAGTGCTTGCTTGTTGGTTTTTAATATGAAAAGTTCTTCTTTTACAAATGTTTCAGCCCAAAAGTAAAGTGAATGTAACTCCAGCGCTGCTCAAACTAGTCACATGACGAATATAAGGCAGGAGAAGAAAGTCATATTCAGCAATAACtcaatataaaacacaaatgtgTCATGTGACTCCTGATCTCTGTCACCATGACAACACCAGAGCTGTCACTCAACACAGGAGAAACAAAGTAACGCACGGATTTCCTTCTAAATCAAGtcatgcgttactttactagatACTTTTAATCTGATTTGCACTCCTTTGCAAGGCTAGTGATGAGGGCCTTACGCTGGATCTGAAGAGGTTCTCCGGCGCCGCTTGAGCGTTACAGGCCTCCAGATATTTCTCCCAGTTAAACTCGTTCAGTTTGTAACCTGAGCACACAAAATACAGAAGAGATCAACCAGAAAGATGACGACACTAAACACATCCGGGCCACATTCCACCTTAAAATCTTaaggaataatatttcacaaagaagtttgacatttatatataataattaaagacATTTCTCAAAGTGAGATGATCTGCTTCATCACTGCAAGAGTTTTACTGACAGTATTAAACAAATtcataaatgatcaaataaacaaacagaagtatttatttaaatcagaatAAGCTGAAAAATACACAACAAATGAtgcgattattattattattatctttttttttcagaaaaacatctGACCAGATGTTTGAGAAGAAACACATCAAACTGaactgttcttcttcttcttataatTATCTGGTATATAAATCTGTCTAGTTTTCTTCTCATCTTGTGGTGAATCCAGACATCTCCTGGACGGTTCTCTTCTTCTGGCTCATGTTTGACTCACACACCTTTGGGTGGATGGAGTGTGTGTCCCGTCGCCTCGCTCCATCCTGCCGGTTTGATGTCTGGAGAGTCAGCGTTTACCCAGAAGTCATAGCACTCGGAGTAACCATCGATGTGGAGCCGCAGACGGAAGCCGATCACCTTCAACAACAACGACAGGAATCTCAATCTCTATCAGACACGTCCACATGACGCTAAACTCACCAGCAACACTCCAAACAAGCtcagaaacacaaaaatgatCCGATTCCATTCATTTTGACACATTTCTGCATCgcagcaatgcattctgggacatCCATTCCTCCTCTCTGAAGAATACATGTGCATCTGCTTTTTGTTCAGAATTTAAAGCCATTAAATAAAGCATATACAAACATCATCAAAACCaaagtgcattaaaaaaagagaatgcatatttaataaaaataaaaaaactttattaaaaaaacttgATTAGACTTTACTCGAAGCTGTTATGCATAACGCATTATAAAGGTATAATGTAAAgcatcatatttttatataagttACTGTAACCAaagataaatacattataatatgaaCATATTCCTTCTTACATCTAAATTAGTCtgtcatgtgttttaatgcattatactttcTCAAGACGTCACAATGAATAGATCAGAATTATATCTGTGACTACAATTATTCACGAGATCAGAGTCAGACAATTCATTATAAAGTGCATTACAGGGTATAATCAATTCAtgcaataacatttttttatttgtgtgtgtgtgtaggctttatataaagtgctaccaaagtAATGCTTTTAATTATGCATGCAGGTTAAGTGTCTAAATCTTGGTAACACATTAGTTAAAgcctttatatacacacacacacacattttatttttcatgcattATGTCTTGCCATGCATATAATGCATTGTTTGATCCTTGAATTATTGTTATAATAAGTTATAACACTTATCTATTGATAGTTGCATCCTTAGAAAGGACAATGCATTAAACCACAACAAACAGCCAATGCATGTTAACTctggttacaattatttatgcaAAGCTATAATTCATAACAGTGTATACATgaatacctttataatgcattgCACAGACAGGACACAAGTGAAGCCTCTGAGAGCTGGAGGAGAGTAAGACAGCGAGTAAGAGACAGATTCTGACCTCGGCCACAGACAGCACACAGAACATGGACGGATGCAGCGGCTCGATGCCCTCCAGCCTCATCCCCACCTTGAAACCATTCCTGCTGTCGGGAAACACCTGGAACTGGAAGAGGAGACCAGGAGTTAGTTTGAGGAGTCCATCACATCTGTTTAACATTCTAGTCTCTCTAGAAACAGTCATGCATCTGGCAGACGCTTCTATTCAAAGccacttgcattgcattcaagaaATACATCTGATCAGTTCATGCTTTCTCTGGAAACGATGCTTCCTCCGGTCTTTTTGAAGTTTTCTACATTTAggtttatttattaagaaaaacTGTGGTATTTGAAATGAAAGCATGAACACGTTGCACCTTCATCACTTTTGAAATGCAATGTAAAATCATGTTTTCTTCCTCTCCGAGAGGTGTTCTGCTGGTCCTGGATCAGTGGTCTGTACCTCAGTGAAGAGCTGCAGAGGAGCGGCCGGAGATCCATCGTCCTCCAGATACTGATCCCACGACCACGGCTTCTTCTTACCGCTGACcgctgcagaaaacacacaccagaacacacaccTCTCAGATCCAGACACACTCATGAGCACAGCGTGTGAGACGACTCAGTTTCCTACTTTGTGAAGTAGAGACTTTATTCTTCATCTTTGTGGTTTCTTCTTTCGGTCGCTCCTGAGAAGAAGCAGAGAGTCTCGTCAGTCTGTTCTGAGAGTCACTGAAGgtcaggggtcaggggtcaggggtcagggGTCACTGTACTCACACGCAGACTGTACTCATCTGACACGCTTCTGGGGATCAAACTGGGTTTCTTTCTCTTGCGCTCTTCACTCTGCATCATTCGAGATCGGCTCTGCAGAAACACAAGAAAAT is part of the Carassius gibelio isolate Cgi1373 ecotype wild population from Czech Republic chromosome B24, carGib1.2-hapl.c, whole genome shotgun sequence genome and encodes:
- the LOC128012975 gene encoding lethal(3)malignant brain tumor-like protein 4 — encoded protein: MMQSEERKRKKPSLIPRSVSDEYSLRERPKEETTKMKNKVSTSQTVSGKKKPWSWDQYLEDDGSPAAPLQLFTEFQVFPDSRNGFKVGMRLEGIEPLHPSMFCVLSVAEVIGFRLRLHIDGYSECYDFWVNADSPDIKPAGWSEATGHTLHPPKGYKLNEFNWEKYLEACNAQAAPENLFRSSGSSASLFEVGMKLEAVDRKNPCLVCVASIADIVDQRFLVHFDNWDDTYDYWCDASSPYIHPVGWCQDHGRPLTAPQGHPNPEHFVWEEYMEDTGASAAPSQAFRERSPHGFQTHMKLEAVDRRNPMLIRVATITDTEDHRVKVHFDGWHEKFDFWVDSDHPDLHPVGWCSRTGHPLEPPPLAHSGLSDVKSSVTQGVCPTPGCRGIGHIKGAKYTGHHSAFGCPYSDMNMKKEVVLPDRLGAEKQISFIPVTKRQCPDEQEEEEEEEEDDRVMTAVCDAAPRLRGRPAMMKKDEPLSLLGKRPRVPSRLSESKYLCVKEEEDDIDVNSVISERPVDSLQQALHQSVFLSAMSAHPSRDLPLCWEQHCKLLPGVSGVQASRVSHWTAEEVADFIHSLPGCEEQSKQFREEQIDGKAFLLLTQRDIVKIMSVKLGPALKIYNSILMFRHAEEKKQPPAGDT